A single Lolium perenne isolate Kyuss_39 chromosome 6, Kyuss_2.0, whole genome shotgun sequence DNA region contains:
- the LOC127306794 gene encoding expansin-B11: MAKTCTLALLGALVVLSLLVSPIACSTRKLAAKAPVKAAPTNKTTAFTNPAASAAYSSGGWLAAGATYYGNPNGDGGEGGACGYQGAVGQRPFSSMIAAGSTPLFLKGLGCGACYDVMCSSNKACSGKPVTVVITDLSPGNLYPGEPAHFDMSGTALGAMAKPGKADQLRAGGVIRVQYKRVPCKYPGVKITFRVDQGSNPFYFKTLIEFEDDDGDLKAVALKQAGSTSWTPMRQDWGALWRLNNGQRLRGPFSLRLTSDSGRKLIAKNVIPLNWKAGATYRSLVNYP; this comes from the exons ATGGCGAAAACTTGCACCTTAGCGCTACTCGGCGCACTGGTGGTGCTCTCACTTCTCGTTAGCCCCATTGCTTGCTCCACCCGCAAGCTGGCCGCCAAGGCCCCCGTCAAGGCCGCCCCAACAAACAAAACCACTGCCTTTACCAACCCCGCTGCTTCTGCCGCCTACAGCTCCGGCGGCTGGCTAGCCGCCGGCGCGACGTATTACGGCAACCCCAACGGCGACGGAGGCGAGG GTGGCGCGTGCGGCTACCAAGGCGCTGTCGGGCAGCGGCCGTTCTCGTCGATGATCGCCGCCGGGAGCACACCACTCTTCCTGAAAGGCTTGGGCTGCGGCGCCTGCTATGAT GTTATGTGCTCGAGCAACAAGGCGTGCTCTGGCAAGCCGGTGACCGTCGTCATCACCGACCTGAGCCCCGGCAACCTCTACCCCGGCGAGCCGGCACATTTCGACATGAGCGGCACCGCCCTGGGCGCCATGGCCAAGCCTGGCAAGGCCGACCAGCTCCGTGCCGGCGGCGTCATCAGAGTCCAGTACAAGAG GGTGCCATGCAAGTACCCCGGCGTGAAGATCACCTTCAGGGTGGACCAGGGCTCCAACCCCTTCTACTTCAAGACCCTCATCGAGTTCGAGGACGACGACGGTGACCTCAAGGCCGTCGCCCTCAAGCAGGCCGGCAGCACCTCCTGGACGCCCATGAGGCAGGACTGGGGCGCATTGTGGCGCCTCAACAACGGCCAGCGCCTCCGTGGGCCATTCTCGCTACGCCTCACCTCCGACTCCGGCAGGAAGCTCATCGCCAAGAACGTCATCCCCCTCAACTGGAAGGCCGGAGCCACGTACCGCTCCCTGGTCAACTACCCCTAA